In Pseudomonas glycinae, the DNA window AATCCCTGGGTGTGACAAGCGGCTGTACTGCGAAATGCCCATTGGAGTGTAGGCGCCCGAACTCGGTGCGCTGCACCAAATCAACGCATAAAACGTGCCTTTTATCAGGTTGCATTCACCTCCTTGCAAATCAAAGGCTTGGGAAAAAGGCAGGCCACTGGCCAGTTGCAAAATGCAAGATTCGATCGTGCAGGCACTGCAATTTGCATGCGGCTGGCGGTTTGCATTCATCGCCCTTGGCAGTGAGAATGCCCGTCAACCAACGTACACCCGCCAGGAGGCTTCAATGGGAAATTTCACCGTCCGCGCGACGGCCGGCCTGATGCTCGCCAGCCTGTCCACCCTCACCCACGCAGCCAAACTTGAAGACACCGCGCCTTATCCGAAGGCCGAAGCGGGCTTCACTCGCCAGGTCATTCACCTGCCGCAGCAGGCCCAGGAAGAAAACTTCAAAGTCGAAATCCTCGCCGGCAAGACCCTCGAAGTCGACTGCAACCGCCAACGCCTGGGCGGCGCCCTCGAAGAGAAAAACCTCGAAGGCTGGGGTTATCCGTTCTACCGCCTGGAAAAAGTCAGCGGCCCGATGAGCACGCTGATGGCCTGCCCGCCCGGCACCCAGAAAAAACGCGCGTTTGTACCGGTGATCGGTGATGGCTTTACCGTGCGCTACAACAGCATGCTGCCGATCGTGATTTACGCACCGCAGGACGTCGAAGTGCGCTTCCGCATCTGGTCGGCCTCGGACAAGATTGGCGTGGCAATACCTGAATAATCTGCAAAGGAGCCGCAGCTTTGATTACCTGCCACGTCAGATACGTGATTGACCCCTATCAGTTGGACGCATTCGAAGCCTACGCCAAGACCTGGCTCGCTATCGTCGAACGGCTGGGAGGAACGCATCACGGTTACTTCCTGCCCTCGGAAGGCGCTAGCAATATCGCGTATTGCCTGTTCAGTTTCCCGTCGCTGGCGGATTACGAAAGTTACCGCCACATCGCTCTGACCGACCCGGAAAGCACGGCACTGGTGGCCGATCTGGTCGAAAAGAAGTTCATCATCAGCTACGAGCGCAGTTTTCTTCGCCCACTGCTGCCCTGAACGCTTCAACGCCGTTGGCAGGATGTACAAGGACGCGCGCAAGCGCGGACAGTCGGCCTGGTCGGTGGTGCCGTATCTGTTGCTGACGGCGGTATTTGTTTCGGTCGGGCCGTTGTTGTACCTGGTGGTCCGGGGCTTGCAGGATCGCAAGCGTTCGGCGCCGGTCATTTCGCCAGACGCCTGAGCCCGAACAGCATCCCGCCCGCCCCCAGCAGCATCGCCGCCAGAAACAACGGATACGACACCCACCACGGCGTCCCGGCGGTCATCATGCTGAACTCCGACATGCCGCCGATGCTCGCAATCAGGTTGAGCGGCAGGAACACCACGTTGATCAGCGTCAGTTTGCGCAGCAGGTTGTTCATGCTGTTGTTCATCAGGTTGCCCCGGGCGTCGATCAGCCCGGAGAACACCGTCGAATAGATTTCCGCCTGCTTGTAGCACTGATTGTTTTCGATGATCAGGTCGTCGATCAGGCCGATGGCTTCGCTACCGAAATGCTGTTTTTCCGCGTGATTGCGCAGCCGCGTGAGCACCGCGCCGTTGCTGTGCAAGGCGTTGATGTAATAGATCAGGCTTTCGCTGAGGTTGAACATCTGCACCAGATGCTGGTTTTGCATCGAGGCGTTGAATTTCTGCTGCAACTCCCGGGCGACCAGTTTGATCACCTTCAGATGCCCGAGGTAGTGATGGATGTTGTTGAACAGCAAGTCCAGCAACACATCCAGCGGCGTGTTCAATGGCTGGCGTGTGCCGACGCCGTGCAGCGGCGTGTCGTCGGTCGCGATCACCAGCAACTGGCCCGGCGAGAACAGCAAGCCGCAGGACGAAACCTCAAAGGCCAGGCTGCCACCGCCGGAATAGTTTTCCGGGCGTTTCCAGATCAGAAACAAGTGATCGGGGTGAAACTCGATCCGTGACACCTCGTCCGGGTCGAGCGCCGAAGCCAGCGCGTGTTCATCGAGTTTGAAGTGACTGTGGAGCAAGTCGCGCTCGGCAGCGTCGGGGTCGCTGAACAGCATCACCTCGGCGTCCAGCCGCTCGACCCGCTGCAAGGCGCCGTGATTGAGTGCAAAGCTGTTGATCATCGGCCGGTCACCAGGCCTGACCGCGGCGTTTCAGCTCAAGACGCCGCACGAACTCTTCCAGTACCAGCGAATACAGGTCGTCCTGCAGGTAGGCGTCTTCGATGCCGGCGTCGAGGTTCGGGTTGTCGTTGACCTCGATCACCACCACTTTGTCGCCGGCCTGTTTCAAATCGACGCCATACAAGCCATCGCCGATCAGGTTGGCGGTCTTCACCGCCAGTTCCACCACCGCGCGCGGCGCCTCGTGGATCGCCAGCGTGCGGCATTCGCCGTTGACATCCTGGCCCTTGGCCTTGTGGTTGTAGATCTGCCAGTGGCCTTTGGACATGAAGTACTGGCAGGCAAAGATCGGTTTGCGGTTGAGCACGCCGATGCGCCAGTCGTACTCGGTGTAGAAGAATTCCTGGGCCAGCAACAGCACCGAGTGTTCGAACAGTTCGGCGGTGGCCTCCAGCAAGGCCTGCTGGCTCTCGACCTTGATCACGCCACGGGAGAAGCAACCGTCCGGGATCTTCAGCACCAACGGAAAACCGAGGCGTTCGCCGACCCGCTCGAAATCTTCAGGTCGCTCCTTGTAGAGAATTTCCGTGGCCGGCATGCCCAGTTGATGGCTGTTCAGCAGGTCGGTCAAGTAGACCTTGTTGGTGCAGCGCAGGATCGACGTCGGGTCGTCCATCACCACCAGCCCTTCGCTTTCGGCCTTCTTGGCGAAGCGATAAGTGTGGTTGTCAACGCTGGTGGTCTCGCGGATCAGCAAGCCGTCGTACTCGGCCAGCCTTGCGTAATCCTTGCGCTCAATCAGCTCGACATCGATGCCCATGCCCTTGCCGACCCGCACAAAGTTTTCCAGCGCGCGGGCATTGGACGGTGGCAAGGCTTCCTGCGGATCATGCAGGATCGCCAGGTCATAACGCGCCACTTGCGGCGAACGCGGAACACGCCAGATTTTGCGACTGAAGCCGTCCAGCGCATTGGCAAACTGATCTTCCTGATCGTCGCGCAACTTGTGCAAGGCGCCGGACTTTATGCCTTCGATGTGCCAACCGTTAGTTCGACGAAACTCAACTAACAGAATCGGACATGGAAATACTTCAAACAATTGCCGGGCCAGATCCTGCAACGGCTCGATATGGGTTCTGCCGAAATAAAGTGTCAGCGTAAAGCCTTCGGTATCGCTGTAGAGGTGATGGCTGAGGGCTTTTTCCAGAGTTTTATCCAGGTCGTCCAGCGCCAGGCCGTAAAGGGATTTTCGGGTCAGTTCGCTGATGGTCCGCACCGACGGAATCACCTTATGGCCCCTGGCTTCCGCCAACAGTGAGCAGTAGTAGCCGTGGCCCAGGTACTTGTAGCTGCGGCACAGGTTGATCACCTGCACTCGTTTTCCCGGTTCGTTATCGGGTGGTTGTTCGAGGTATTCCTGGGCTGTCAGGATGTCTTCGCTGGGGAAATACGAGGCCCAGTCTTCCTTGCGTTCGACGATGATCAACACTTGACTAGACGTTCTGATCTGCGGTTTTAAATAAGTTGCCGGTGGCAAACTTTGACTGGATACTTCGCGCCAATGACCCTGTACCGCTGACATAGAAATTGATCCGTTGGAGAACAAGACCTTTTCTATTAAGCACGAAGTTTTTCGAAAGTCCCGTTTCGTTACGCAACTTTTACGGTGGTCATATGAATGCTGTTTTTCGCCTGGCGGTCGTTGAGGATTTGCCCGCGTTGCTGACGCTGGAGATGCACTGTTTCACCACGGACCGGCTCACCCGCCGCAGTTTCCAATGGATGATCACCCGGGCCCACGGGCAATTGTGGGTGGCCGAACGCGACGGTCAACTGGCCGGTTATGCGCTGGTGCTGTTTCATCGCGGCACCTCGCTGGCCCGCCTGTACTCCATTGCGATTGCCCCCGAGGCACGCGGCGGCGGTCTGGGAAAACAATTGCTGCAACGGATCGAGGCCTGCGCGCTTGAGCACGACTGCGCCTATCTGCGGCTGGAAGTGCGCACCGACAACCCCACCGCCATCGCCCTGTACGAGCGCAACGGCTACCGGCGCTTTGCGCTGATCCATGACTACTACGAGGATCACGCCGACGCGTTGCGTCTGGAGAAACGCATTCTCCAGCACCGCGACTCACGCAACATCAAGGTCCCCTATTACCGACAAACCACCGATTTCACCTGCGGCCCGGCCTGCCTGCTGATGGCCATGGGAGCATTGCAGGCCGATCGCTTATTGGAGCGGCGCGAAGAGTTGCAGTTGTGGCGCGAGGCAACCACGGTGTTCATGACAGCTGGCCATGGCGGTTGCAGCCCGCAAGGCCTGGCATTGGCGGCGTGGCGCCGGGGTTTCAGAGTGCGTTTGCAACTGAGCATGAGCGGGCCGCTGTTTCTCGACGGCGTGCGCGATGCGCATAAAAAAGACGTCATGCGCCTGGTGCATGACGAGTTC includes these proteins:
- the eco gene encoding serine protease inhibitor ecotin — encoded protein: MGNFTVRATAGLMLASLSTLTHAAKLEDTAPYPKAEAGFTRQVIHLPQQAQEENFKVEILAGKTLEVDCNRQRLGGALEEKNLEGWGYPFYRLEKVSGPMSTLMACPPGTQKKRAFVPVIGDGFTVRYNSMLPIVIYAPQDVEVRFRIWSASDKIGVAIPE
- a CDS encoding NIPSNAP family protein, translated to MITCHVRYVIDPYQLDAFEAYAKTWLAIVERLGGTHHGYFLPSEGASNIAYCLFSFPSLADYESYRHIALTDPESTALVADLVEKKFIISYERSFLRPLLP
- a CDS encoding magnesium transporter CorA family protein, yielding MINSFALNHGALQRVERLDAEVMLFSDPDAAERDLLHSHFKLDEHALASALDPDEVSRIEFHPDHLFLIWKRPENYSGGGSLAFEVSSCGLLFSPGQLLVIATDDTPLHGVGTRQPLNTPLDVLLDLLFNNIHHYLGHLKVIKLVARELQQKFNASMQNQHLVQMFNLSESLIYYINALHSNGAVLTRLRNHAEKQHFGSEAIGLIDDLIIENNQCYKQAEIYSTVFSGLIDARGNLMNNSMNNLLRKLTLINVVFLPLNLIASIGGMSEFSMMTAGTPWWVSYPLFLAAMLLGAGGMLFGLRRLAK
- a CDS encoding RimK family protein, with protein sequence MSAVQGHWREVSSQSLPPATYLKPQIRTSSQVLIIVERKEDWASYFPSEDILTAQEYLEQPPDNEPGKRVQVINLCRSYKYLGHGYYCSLLAEARGHKVIPSVRTISELTRKSLYGLALDDLDKTLEKALSHHLYSDTEGFTLTLYFGRTHIEPLQDLARQLFEVFPCPILLVEFRRTNGWHIEGIKSGALHKLRDDQEDQFANALDGFSRKIWRVPRSPQVARYDLAILHDPQEALPPSNARALENFVRVGKGMGIDVELIERKDYARLAEYDGLLIRETTSVDNHTYRFAKKAESEGLVVMDDPTSILRCTNKVYLTDLLNSHQLGMPATEILYKERPEDFERVGERLGFPLVLKIPDGCFSRGVIKVESQQALLEATAELFEHSVLLLAQEFFYTEYDWRIGVLNRKPIFACQYFMSKGHWQIYNHKAKGQDVNGECRTLAIHEAPRAVVELAVKTANLIGDGLYGVDLKQAGDKVVVIEVNDNPNLDAGIEDAYLQDDLYSLVLEEFVRRLELKRRGQAW
- a CDS encoding GNAT family N-acetyltransferase/peptidase C39 family protein, yielding MNAVFRLAVVEDLPALLTLEMHCFTTDRLTRRSFQWMITRAHGQLWVAERDGQLAGYALVLFHRGTSLARLYSIAIAPEARGGGLGKQLLQRIEACALEHDCAYLRLEVRTDNPTAIALYERNGYRRFALIHDYYEDHADALRLEKRILQHRDSRNIKVPYYRQTTDFTCGPACLLMAMGALQADRLLERREELQLWREATTVFMTAGHGGCSPQGLALAAWRRGFRVRLQLSMSGPLFLDGVRDAHKKDVMRLVHDEFMAQLNDTDVDQSIGVTMDVPALLANGGQPLVLISSYRLTRSKSPHWVIVTDCDEDFVYLHDPDVDHSQHRQPMDCQHVPVSHGEFEKMCRFGRGKLRAAVVLYARTT